A region from the Arcanobacterium buesumense genome encodes:
- a CDS encoding ABC transporter permease, which translates to MRNSRIMAPLLVAVILFLLWACVSYGGLISEFALPNPVSVALRLWHGVSEGYLLTSAWQTLLVAIIGSLIAACIGIPVGFGITHFALFSAALEPYLAASQAIPAVAFAPLLVLWVGYGTTPIILLCVLMVIFPIIINTAVGVRDVDSDVVDAARLDGAHGLRLLYSIEFPLALPSILAGIRTGFTLSVTGSVVGELVIGGQRGLGIELSTAQHLTDAPGMFATIAILAVLAIAIYLVLRVIETRMLAIVS; encoded by the coding sequence ATGCGAAACAGCAGAATCATGGCACCGTTGCTAGTGGCGGTGATTCTTTTTCTGTTGTGGGCATGTGTTTCTTATGGGGGTCTCATTAGTGAATTTGCTTTGCCGAACCCGGTGTCTGTTGCCTTACGGCTGTGGCACGGAGTGAGCGAAGGCTACCTGCTTACTTCAGCTTGGCAAACGCTTCTTGTTGCCATTATAGGATCACTTATTGCCGCGTGTATTGGCATCCCAGTAGGCTTTGGCATTACCCATTTTGCGCTGTTTAGTGCAGCATTAGAGCCATATTTGGCAGCTTCGCAAGCAATACCGGCAGTTGCATTTGCCCCTTTACTTGTTTTATGGGTGGGGTATGGAACAACGCCGATTATTCTGCTTTGTGTTCTGATGGTTATTTTCCCGATTATTATTAATACCGCAGTAGGCGTTCGCGACGTCGATTCCGACGTGGTTGACGCTGCTCGACTTGACGGTGCTCACGGCCTTAGATTGTTGTATTCGATTGAGTTCCCCTTGGCGTTGCCAAGCATTTTAGCTGGTATTCGCACGGGTTTTACTCTTTCGGTTACCGGATCTGTTGTTGGAGAGCTTGTTATTGGCGGGCAACGTGGTTTGGGTATCGAATTATCAACAGCACAACATTTAACTGACGCTCCGGGAATGTTTGCGACGATTGCTATTTTGGCTGTGCTGGCTATCGCCATATACCTCGTATTACGGGTAATAGAGACCCGTATGCTTGCCATAGTTTCGTGA
- a CDS encoding ABC transporter substrate-binding protein: MKKIITFISAALIAVGLTACSSAVQTVSPTPEKTGPDKVTIGLTYIPDVQFGPLYVALDKGYFADAGLDVKLRHHGAQEALFGALEAQEEDVVFAGATEMMQARTQGLDIINWATLYQQYPVTLITTKDSGITTPADLAGKKVGLPGPYGENYYSLLAMEDSYGLKDKMDVEYIGYTQAAAMVSKQVDAIIGFTNNDSIAMANAGLDVVEIPMVEGDLPLVGVGLGSLKPKLNPKVYARVLGAIERGVQEAQQDPEGAMDIIAKHVPSLSDPEQRALGRKVFDATLKLYASAEEFGHQDTQLWEKMSVFLAKSGIVDNAVPPLSSFTAEVVKLNSMAK, from the coding sequence ATGAAAAAAATTATTACGTTCATTAGCGCGGCGCTCATCGCTGTGGGACTAACTGCGTGTAGCTCGGCAGTGCAAACAGTCTCACCAACGCCGGAAAAAACTGGGCCAGATAAGGTCACTATCGGATTGACTTATATTCCAGATGTGCAATTTGGCCCGTTGTATGTTGCACTTGATAAAGGTTATTTTGCCGATGCTGGATTAGACGTCAAATTGCGCCATCATGGTGCTCAAGAAGCACTTTTTGGTGCACTGGAAGCACAAGAAGAAGACGTCGTTTTTGCTGGTGCAACTGAGATGATGCAGGCGCGCACTCAGGGATTAGACATTATTAATTGGGCAACTCTCTACCAACAATATCCAGTGACACTGATAACAACAAAGGACTCTGGCATTACGACACCAGCTGATCTTGCCGGCAAGAAAGTTGGTCTACCGGGACCTTATGGAGAAAACTATTATTCACTTTTGGCTATGGAAGATAGCTATGGTCTTAAAGACAAAATGGACGTGGAGTATATTGGGTACACTCAAGCCGCAGCAATGGTCAGCAAACAAGTTGATGCCATTATCGGTTTTACGAATAATGATTCCATCGCGATGGCAAATGCCGGACTTGACGTTGTTGAAATCCCCATGGTTGAAGGGGATTTGCCACTTGTTGGTGTGGGATTAGGATCATTGAAGCCGAAGCTCAATCCGAAAGTGTATGCACGAGTTTTAGGTGCTATTGAGCGTGGAGTTCAAGAAGCACAGCAAGATCCGGAAGGTGCGATGGATATTATCGCTAAACATGTGCCTTCTTTATCAGATCCAGAACAGCGAGCGTTAGGCCGGAAAGTATTTGATGCGACGTTGAAACTGTACGCCTCAGCTGAGGAATTTGGCCATCAAGATACCCAGTTATGGGAAAAGATGAGCGTCTTCCTTGCAAAATCGGGCATTGTGGATAATGCGGTTCCACCGTTAAGTTCCTTTACTGCTGAGGTAGTGAAACTCAACAGTATGGCAAAGTGA
- a CDS encoding DUF3866 family protein yields MMMYRHGVILTIRRSWGPACEYLVRLDDKREVRALGYVPLIGLLAPGDAVVLSASAYERGLGTGGYMLIVLAPDRLPADTPPQPGHLIKARYTPQQFMVQGVDEQESPYHELLEEADSVDGMPVIVADLHSALPAITTGIRTTLPDARIAYLMTDGGALPAWFSMATHTLKEKGHILGTITCGQAFGGELEAVTIHSGLLAARHVWKADITIIAQGPGNLGTGTRWGFSGVSCGEALNAAGTLDGVPIACVRMSNADRRDRHYGISHHTLRILRDVTKVECRVPLPELTHCPREFIDEAWFDIVKEQYAGLAQLPHLHCLDIDCTGLYDALLHCPVPLRTMGRNLEEDVMSFLSAAVAGRYSASLLSAN; encoded by the coding sequence ATGATGATGTACAGACACGGCGTTATTCTCACTATTCGACGTAGCTGGGGGCCAGCTTGCGAATACCTTGTCCGGCTTGATGATAAACGTGAAGTACGAGCTTTAGGATATGTTCCTTTGATAGGCTTGCTAGCTCCTGGGGATGCAGTCGTACTGTCTGCCTCAGCCTATGAACGAGGGCTAGGAACAGGCGGGTACATGCTCATAGTATTGGCGCCAGACCGATTACCTGCTGACACGCCACCACAACCGGGTCATTTAATAAAAGCTCGCTATACTCCCCAACAATTTATGGTTCAAGGGGTCGATGAACAAGAATCGCCATATCACGAGTTGCTTGAGGAAGCGGATTCCGTTGACGGCATGCCGGTGATTGTTGCTGATCTACATTCAGCGCTTCCAGCAATCACAACAGGAATTCGTACTACTCTTCCAGATGCTCGCATTGCCTATCTTATGACCGACGGCGGAGCACTACCAGCATGGTTTTCCATGGCAACACACACTCTTAAAGAAAAAGGCCATATTCTCGGTACGATAACGTGTGGCCAAGCATTCGGTGGGGAGCTTGAGGCCGTCACTATTCATAGTGGCCTGCTCGCAGCTCGCCATGTATGGAAAGCAGACATTACTATTATCGCTCAAGGACCAGGGAATCTCGGAACTGGAACACGCTGGGGATTTTCGGGAGTCTCATGTGGCGAAGCCTTAAATGCTGCCGGCACATTAGATGGAGTGCCCATTGCCTGTGTCCGCATGTCGAATGCAGATAGACGCGATCGACACTATGGTATCTCGCACCACACTTTACGAATTCTTCGCGATGTGACCAAAGTGGAATGTAGAGTTCCATTACCAGAATTAACACATTGTCCACGAGAATTCATTGACGAAGCGTGGTTCGATATTGTCAAAGAACAGTACGCAGGTTTGGCGCAACTACCTCATCTTCACTGTTTAGACATCGATTGCACCGGGCTGTACGACGCTTTGTTGCACTGCCCTGTCCCGTTAAGAACCATGGGCCGCAACCTAGAAGAAGACGTTATGTCTTTCCTCTCAGCTGCGGTCGCTGGTCGATATAGTGCCAGTTTGTTATCAGCTAATTAA
- a CDS encoding helix-turn-helix transcriptional regulator, producing MSAEERRFTLLTLLSRAPASAIEIAQLPAYAGKSGKALQRMIERDIQTLRDSGNTITVDENYRYRVDESRQIVIDVSGLDVSILRRILGTKRRNNVEAFAQFGAAKVLGSGTISDKITPYRLNVPNGESVIDVARAMSEHRRMRFRYHRSTSVTQYILEPWQVTVHFGAFYVHGAVVERDGIQVDGQIRTFKLSRIESKVEVLDQACTLPVTDQVDSELAPVDIVLFVSDPQAPLARRGKIIDQRDGGVVVEFPASDRWAIVDDIVFHGDLVQVISPAWLRADVAERIAYAQEVIDGVW from the coding sequence ATGTCTGCCGAAGAACGCCGTTTTACGCTGCTCACGTTGCTGTCACGTGCTCCAGCTTCTGCTATCGAAATAGCGCAATTACCTGCGTATGCGGGTAAGTCAGGTAAAGCATTGCAACGGATGATTGAACGTGACATTCAAACTCTTCGCGATTCAGGCAATACGATTACTGTTGATGAGAACTACCGTTATCGTGTAGATGAATCTCGGCAGATCGTCATTGATGTCAGTGGCCTAGATGTTAGTATTTTACGGCGTATTTTGGGGACAAAGCGCCGTAATAATGTGGAAGCATTTGCGCAGTTTGGCGCCGCAAAAGTCTTAGGAAGCGGCACGATTTCCGATAAAATAACTCCGTATCGGCTTAACGTGCCAAATGGTGAGAGCGTTATTGATGTAGCACGCGCAATGAGCGAACACCGGCGCATGCGTTTTCGTTATCACCGCTCTACTTCTGTGACACAGTACATTTTAGAGCCCTGGCAAGTTACTGTTCATTTTGGTGCGTTTTATGTGCACGGGGCGGTTGTTGAACGTGATGGTATTCAGGTAGACGGGCAGATTCGCACTTTCAAGCTTTCTCGTATAGAAAGCAAAGTAGAGGTTTTAGATCAAGCATGTACGTTGCCAGTAACTGATCAGGTTGATTCTGAGCTTGCACCGGTTGATATTGTGCTTTTTGTATCTGATCCTCAGGCGCCACTGGCACGTCGCGGGAAGATCATTGATCAACGTGACGGGGGAGTTGTTGTAGAGTTTCCGGCAAGCGACCGTTGGGCTATCGTCGACGATATTGTTTTCCATGGGGATTTAGTTCAAGTTATTTCTCCTGCCTGGTTGCGTGCGGATGTGGCCGAACGTATTGCCTATGCACAGGAGGTTATCGATGGGGTTTGGTGA
- a CDS encoding helix-turn-helix transcriptional regulator, with translation MGFGDLSLVRKRAIADYLLGKADVTLAELATRFDVSWQVMREEIAQLSTIELVSGAFFESPFDIWIDDDEPTPDSLVRVGNVESSGIPALSLPEVVALLAATDIAMLTVDQHDIHALSALRERIVAATAEHGYRSVLWPAPQLQAPREVLDILGQALADQRAVDIDYWKGGVDRPHRISATVFPVNVVYTPHPLLIAANAEGDVRRYRFDRITDARLGQRSVSRRLARKVHSHVIREHEVTGERVRLWCHPGAQWVAEEIPGANLQSSGNYDIIELPVRDKAWLFSLLVRLGKTVVRLEKV, from the coding sequence ATGGGGTTTGGTGACTTGTCCCTGGTGCGTAAACGAGCTATCGCTGATTATTTACTGGGAAAAGCAGACGTTACCTTAGCAGAACTGGCAACTCGTTTTGATGTTTCTTGGCAGGTAATGCGCGAGGAAATTGCTCAGTTATCAACAATTGAGTTGGTTAGTGGCGCTTTTTTCGAATCGCCTTTCGACATATGGATTGACGACGACGAACCCACTCCTGACTCACTAGTACGAGTTGGCAATGTGGAAAGTAGTGGTATTCCAGCATTATCGTTACCTGAGGTTGTTGCTTTACTGGCAGCAACCGATATAGCAATGCTAACGGTGGATCAACACGATATTCATGCATTATCTGCCCTGCGCGAGCGGATCGTCGCAGCTACTGCGGAGCATGGATATCGTTCTGTTCTTTGGCCCGCTCCGCAGCTTCAAGCGCCACGCGAGGTACTTGATATTCTTGGCCAAGCTTTGGCCGATCAACGCGCTGTTGATATTGACTACTGGAAAGGCGGAGTAGATCGTCCGCATCGTATATCAGCAACTGTTTTTCCAGTTAATGTTGTCTACACCCCGCATCCATTGCTTATTGCAGCTAATGCTGAAGGTGATGTGCGACGATACCGGTTTGATCGGATAACTGATGCTCGGTTAGGACAGCGATCCGTTTCGCGCAGGCTGGCGCGTAAAGTGCATTCGCATGTTATTCGCGAGCACGAAGTTACTGGTGAACGGGTGCGCTTATGGTGTCATCCTGGAGCACAGTGGGTTGCAGAAGAGATACCAGGTGCGAATCTTCAGTCGAGCGGTAACTATGACATTATTGAGTTACCAGTTCGCGATAAGGCATGGCTTTTTTCGTTACTTGTACGGTTAGGTAAGACGGTCGTTCGTCTTGAGAAAGTTTAG